The segment CACTTCGACGGACGGTTCACCCCCGAGGATCTGACCGCCGCGCTGGAGCTCGGCTATCTCGCCCCGGACGGCGAGGAGATCGTGCACCTCAGCCGGCATCTGCTGGAGGTGTCGGCGGCGCTGGTCCGGGAGGGCGTACCGCTGTCGGCCGTGCTGGCGGCGGCCCGCCGGATCCGGGTCCACACGGACGCGCTCGCCGAGCTCTTCGTCGGCATGGTCAGGGAGCATGCGGCCGATGCGACGGAGAACACGGCCGCCGAGGTCAACAGGCTGCGCCCGCTGGCGAGGAGCGTCGTGGAAGCGGAACTGTCGATGGCACTGGACCGCGCCCTGCGCACCTGACAGGGGAACCCTACGGCTGGAAGACGGCCGTGACCGGAGCGTGGTCGCTCCAGCGCTCCGGGTGGCTGTCGGCCCGCTCCACATACGCCTTGGCCGCGCGGGCGGCCAGCCCGGGCGTGGCGACGAGGAGGTCGATGCGCCAGCCGGTGTCGTTGTCGAAGGCCCGGCCCCGGTAGGACCACCAGCTGTAGGGCCCGTCCTGATCCGGGTGGAGGGCGCGGACCACGTCGACGTACCCCGCCTCCTCGTAGACCCGGGACAGCCACTCCCGCTCCTCGGGCAGAAAGCCCGAGCTCTTCCGGTTGGCGCGCCAGTTCTTCAGGTCGGCCTCGCGGTGGGCGATGTTCCAGTCGCCGCAGACGACGACCTCCCGGCCGTCCGCCGCCGCCCGGGCCCGCAGATCGCGCAGATATGGCAGGAACTCGTCCATGAACCGATACTTCTCGTCCTGTTTGTCCGTTCCGACCTCGCCGGACGGCAGATAGAGGCTCGCGACGGTGACACCCGGGAGGTCGGCCTCCAGATAGCGCCCGCTGCCGTCGAACTCCGCCGATCCGAAGCCGGTCCGGACGGCGTCGGGCTCCCGCCGGGTGTACAGGGAGACCCCGGCGCGCCCCTTCGCCGAGGACGGCGCGTGCGCGGTGAACCAGCCCTCCGGGTTCCGTACGCCCTCCGGAAGCTGCTCCGGTTCGGCCCGCACCTCCTGAAGGCAGACCACGTCCGCCCCGGTCGCGGCGAGCCACTCGACGAAGCCCTTCTTGGCGGCCGCGCGGAGGCCGTTCACGTTCACGGAAGTCACGGTCAGCATCCCGGCAGCCTAACCCGCCGCACTGACGGCCCGGCCTCTCCCCGGGCCGCCGTCCCCACCGGCCCATCCCGGCCCCGGGCCCCGGAACCGTACGATGAACTGCATGAACATACGACCGGTCGGCTATGACCATCCCGACGCCGTGCGGCTGAGCGACGAGGTGCTGCTGGAGTACGTGGAGCGGTACGGCCCCGAGGACAACGGCGACGCCACCCCCCTCGACCCGTCGATGTTCGCCCCGCCGCACGGGCTGTATCTGATCGCCTACGACGAGACGGGCCGGCCCCTCGCGACCGGCGGCTGGCGCGCCCAGGACGACAATCCGGAGGGTTACGCGGACGGCGACGCCGAACTGAAGCGGATGTACGTCGTCCCGCAGGCGCGCGGCCGCGGCCTGGCCCGCCGCATCCTGGCCGTTCTGGAGGACGACGCGAAGGCGGCGGGCCGGACCCGGATGGTGCTGAGCACGGGCCCGGAACAGCCCGAGGCGATCGCGCTCTACGCCTCGTCCGGCTATCTGCCCGCCCCCACCACTTTCGGCCACTACCGCGACCACGAAGACGTCCGCTGCCTCGCCAAGCCCCTGGCCTGAGCCGGCCCGCCCCGCCCCGCCGTTTTCCCCGGTCCCGGACGACCCGCCCGGCGCCGGTCCGCGGCGGGGCCCGGCCGGCCCCCTCGGGGCATGTCCCGGCCGATCAGGCCGTGACCGGGCGCAGCGGTCTGCTCGGGTGCACCTCCCGCTCGACCCGCGGCAGGATCTCCGGCAGGTAGACCTCCTGGATGGCGGCGCCACCGTCATGGGCCTCCCAGTGACCGCGGCTCGCCCAGCGCTCGACCAGGACGAAACGCCCCGGCTCCTCCTCCGACTGGTACGCCTCCCAGCTCACGCAGCCGTCCTCGGCGAGACACATCGGGCGCATCCTGGTCAGCGCGTCCGCGACCGCCGGTATGTCGTCGCCCGCCCGCACCCGGACGATGACGATGAGATCGAACACCTGTTGCTCCTCGTTTCCCGAGTTCCTGTGCTTCCGGGCCCGGACCACCACTCCCGAGCGGCCCCTGGCCCGGGCCGCCGGCTCGCATCCCCGCGGGCCGTGCCAGGGACGCGGAACACCCCTCGCGATCAGGCGGCGGAGGCCCGCGAACCCGTCCGAAGGGGCCCGGCTTCCAGCAGCCCGGCAAGCGCACTGCGGCTGTCCTGAAGCCCGGCTATCCGGTCGTCGAGCCCGCGGAGCTGCTCCTCCAGCGTCCTCGCGACACAGCCGTGCAGCGCGGGCCCCGGCCCTTCCACACACGGAAGGACCTCCCGGATGACCCGGGTGGGCAGTCCGGCACCGAGAAAGGCCCGGATATGGCCGACGACCTCGGGGGCGTCATCGGCATAGCTGCGGTGGGTGCCCACCCGCCGCGGCATCAGCAGTCCCTGCTCCTCGTAGTAGCGCAGAAGTCGCGGGCTGACCCCGGTCAACCGGGCCAGTTCGCCGATCTTCATGCCCATCCCCCACCCAGGTCGCCTCTTTCAGATCTTGCCGGGCTCGATCCGAAAGAAACTCCCTACCCCCATCCGTCCGGCGCCGTACCGGCGTGACGTCCACCACTCCCCTTGAACCTCACACCGATGTGAGGCCCTACCTTCCCAACATGACTACCGCACCGAATAGTTCCCCGTACCTCACCCACCTCAACGGCCGTCCGGCCACGGCCTCAGAGCTGGCACCGCTCGCCTTCGCGGGCCACGCCCACTTCACCGCGATCCAGGTCCGCGACCGCCGGATCCGCGGACTCGACCTCCATCTCGACCGGCTGCGGTCGGCATCCGAGGAGCTGTACGGCCGGGCGTTGCCGGACGACCGGATCCGCGAACTGCTGCGGGCGGCCGTGGCCGGCGGTCCCGCCGATCTGTCGCTGACGGTGACGGTCTACTCCGCGGAAGGCGAGTTCACCCCCTCCGATCCCGACGCCGACCTGCACGTCCTGGTATCCACGGCCCCGCCCGCGAACGGCCCCCGCGGACCACTGAGCCTGGCCACGGTCCCGTACGAGCGCCCGCTCCCCGGCATCAAGCACGTGGGCGAGATCGCCAAGACCTACTACCCCCGCCGGGTCGCCCCACTCGGCTTCGACGACGCCGCGTTCCTCGACAGCCGGGGCCGGTTCAGCGAAGCCTCCATCTGGAATCTGGTGTTCTGGGACGGCACGTCCGTCGTCTGGCCGGTGGCCGAGATGCTGCGCGGCACGATGATGGGCACGGTACGCAGGCAGCTCGACCACCTCGGTGTCCCCCAGACCGACCGGGAGGTCACCCCCGCCGATCTGACGTCACTGGCCGGCGCCGCGGTCCTGAACTCCTGGACCCCCGCGGTCCCCGTCCACCGCATCGCCGCGACGCCGCTCCCGGCCGCCGTCGACTTCATCGCCCTGCTCCACCGCGCCCACCAGGCGGAACCGCCCGTCGCCCCATGACACCGGCGCCGGCGCCCGGCAGGCGGAACCACACCCTCCCCTTCCGCCCACGACGCCATTGTCAGTGGCCCGTTGCATCATCGTTCGTATGGCACAGGGAACCCCCGAAACAATGCGCACCCTCGCCCTCCGGCATCTGCCCGCAGACGACGCGGAGCGGTGGCTCGGGCTGCTGCGCCCCGCCGTGCGGCTGCTCACGGCGGGGGACAAGGATCCGGTGGCCGCCCGGCTCGGCGGGATACCGGCACTGCCCGCGGAGTGGGACTGGCCGGTCTGGGAGGGCCACGGCCCGCTGTCGTTCGTCGCCTCGGTCGACTGCGCCGCGCTGCCGTCCGGGGTGCTGGACATCGAGGCCCCGACGGACGGCACGCTCCTCTTCTTCTACTTCGACGGGCAGTTCGACGACGGCCGGTCCGCCGTACTGGTCGAGGACCCCGCCACCCGGCCGGGCGCCCGCGTTCTCCATGTACCCGCCGCGGCGGCGACCGTGCCCCGCGCCACCCCGGCCGGTCTCACCCCCTTCCCCGAGGTGTCGCTCACGGCCCTGCCGACGATGACGGCTGCCGAGCCCTGGCACCCCTCCGTCCGGGAGGTCTTCGCGCCCGGTGCGCCGACGGGCCAGTACGAGCATCCGGTGTGCGGCGACGATTTCGGCGAGGCCCTGTGGGACA is part of the Streptomyces qinzhouensis genome and harbors:
- a CDS encoding MerR family transcriptional regulator, whose product is MAELAEKAGITVRTVRFYRERGLLPPPRREGRIAWYDDHHLARLRTIAALLERGHTLNGIADLAAAFESGRDVREILGLDGPTDQSPVRLTPEELADHFDGRFTPEDLTAALELGYLAPDGEEIVHLSRHLLEVSAALVREGVPLSAVLAAARRIRVHTDALAELFVGMVREHAADATENTAAEVNRLRPLARSVVEAELSMALDRALRT
- a CDS encoding exodeoxyribonuclease III encodes the protein MLTVTSVNVNGLRAAAKKGFVEWLAATGADVVCLQEVRAEPEQLPEGVRNPEGWFTAHAPSSAKGRAGVSLYTRREPDAVRTGFGSAEFDGSGRYLEADLPGVTVASLYLPSGEVGTDKQDEKYRFMDEFLPYLRDLRARAAADGREVVVCGDWNIAHREADLKNWRANRKSSGFLPEEREWLSRVYEEAGYVDVVRALHPDQDGPYSWWSYRGRAFDNDTGWRIDLLVATPGLAARAAKAYVERADSHPERWSDHAPVTAVFQP
- a CDS encoding GNAT family N-acetyltransferase; its protein translation is MNIRPVGYDHPDAVRLSDEVLLEYVERYGPEDNGDATPLDPSMFAPPHGLYLIAYDETGRPLATGGWRAQDDNPEGYADGDAELKRMYVVPQARGRGLARRILAVLEDDAKAAGRTRMVLSTGPEQPEAIALYASSGYLPAPTTFGHYRDHEDVRCLAKPLA
- a CDS encoding putative quinol monooxygenase, producing the protein MFDLIVIVRVRAGDDIPAVADALTRMRPMCLAEDGCVSWEAYQSEEEPGRFVLVERWASRGHWEAHDGGAAIQEVYLPEILPRVEREVHPSRPLRPVTA
- a CDS encoding MerR family transcriptional regulator encodes the protein MKIGELARLTGVSPRLLRYYEEQGLLMPRRVGTHRSYADDAPEVVGHIRAFLGAGLPTRVIREVLPCVEGPGPALHGCVARTLEEQLRGLDDRIAGLQDSRSALAGLLEAGPLRTGSRASAA
- a CDS encoding aminotransferase class IV family protein codes for the protein MTTAPNSSPYLTHLNGRPATASELAPLAFAGHAHFTAIQVRDRRIRGLDLHLDRLRSASEELYGRALPDDRIRELLRAAVAGGPADLSLTVTVYSAEGEFTPSDPDADLHVLVSTAPPANGPRGPLSLATVPYERPLPGIKHVGEIAKTYYPRRVAPLGFDDAAFLDSRGRFSEASIWNLVFWDGTSVVWPVAEMLRGTMMGTVRRQLDHLGVPQTDREVTPADLTSLAGAAVLNSWTPAVPVHRIAATPLPAAVDFIALLHRAHQAEPPVAP
- a CDS encoding YwqG family protein — its product is MAQGTPETMRTLALRHLPADDAERWLGLLRPAVRLLTAGDKDPVAARLGGIPALPAEWDWPVWEGHGPLSFVASVDCAALPSGVLDIEAPTDGTLLFFYFDGQFDDGRSAVLVEDPATRPGARVLHVPAAAATVPRATPAGLTPFPEVSLTALPTMTAAEPWHPSVREVFAPGAPTGQYEHPVCGDDFGEALWDTEEEEGPSHRVGGHAHSIQNPVEYEVARAALGADTDGYDDRIHADARNWVLLAQFDSDDDSDMMWGDAGILYWLIRREDLAALRFDRAEFNWQCS